The Ascaphus truei isolate aAscTru1 chromosome 3, aAscTru1.hap1, whole genome shotgun sequence genome includes a region encoding these proteins:
- the LOC142489085 gene encoding uncharacterized protein LOC142489085, whose protein sequence is MSLLQKKHHQELMGVHQCMALEMHQIQQIIMKIPEELHVMNQTFKTLVTTLQQGNHLVPHSARNEGHFSGNNEGIFHGGILSPQTEVLNVSSDDISQVRSFHLESPMTAEQMQTSSTDDNLTHAPKRTTKRKRSNTETRHSLAWKTLSNTAKQCTQQKGIHVYNQPQSVTVSTQAQTAALFLQGQTTTIVTQAQTASLFLQAQPTPVLTQAQTTPVLTQAKTTPVLTQAQTAPVVTQAQTTPIVTQDQTASLFLQAQPTPVVTQAQTTPIVTQAQTAPVFSMGQTAPLFTLAQSAPVCTVAQSSPVSTLQKIAPVYKDTQFLPVSTQAQSGLVCNQPQFIPMYSQPQTGLYSNHPPHLPVSTQTQSGFLYNHPQHGTVSTQGQSGFFYNHHEHLPVSTQGQSGFYYNHHEHLAVSTQGQSGFYYNHPEHLPVSTQGQSEFY, encoded by the coding sequence ATGAGCTTACTCCAAAAAAAACACCATCAGGAATTAATGGGAGTACACCAATGTATGGCATTAGAAATGCACCAAATTCAACAGATAATAATGAAAATCCCAGAAGAATTGCATGTAATGAATCAGACATTCAAGACACTTGTGACCACTCTACAGCAAGGGAATCATCTTGTTCCACACTCTGCACGAAATGAAGGACATTTCAGCGGCAACAATGAAGGTATTTTCCATGGAGGCATTTTGTCTCCACAAACAGAGGTGTTAAATGTATCTAGTGATGACATATCCCAAGTAAGAAGCTTTCATCTGGAATCACCAATGACAGCTGAACAAATGCAGACATCCAGTACAGATGATAATCTTACACACGCACCTAAAAGGACAACAAAAAGGAAAAGGTCAAATACAGAAACACGACATTCACTTGCCTGGAAGACATTGTCCAATACTGCTAAACAATGTACCCAGCAAAAAGGTATccatgtctataaccagcctcaaagTGTTactgtgtctacccaggcccaaactgCAGCTCTATTTTTACAGGGCCAAACTACAACTattgttacacaggcccaaactgcatCTCTATTTTTACAGGCCCAACCTACACCTGTTCTTACACAGGCCCAAACTACACCTGTTCTTACACAGGCCAAAACTACACCTGTTcttacacaggcccaaactgcacctGTTGTTACACAAGCCCAAACCACACCTATTGTTACACAGGACCAAACTGCATCTCTATTTTTACAGGCCCAACCTACACCTgttgttacacaggcccaaactaCACCTattgttacacaggcccaaactgcacctGTCTTTAGCATGGGCCAAACTGCACCATTGTTTACCcttgcccaaagtgcacctgtctgtaccGTGGCCCAAAGTTCACCTGTATCTACCTTGCAAAAAATTGCACCTGTCTATAAGGATACACAATTTCTTCCAGTGTCTACACAGGCACAAAGTGGACTTGTCTGTAACCAGCCCCAATTTATTCCAATGTATAGCCAGCCCCAAACTGGACTTTACTCTAACCATCCTCCACATCTTCCAGTGTCTACACAGACACAAAGCGGATTTTTGTACAACCATCCCCAACATGGtacagtgtctacccagggaCAGAGCGGATTTTTCTACAACCACCATGAacatcttccagtgtctacccagggacAAAGTGGATTTTACTACAACCATCATGAACATCTTGCAGTGTCTACCCAGGGACAAAGTGGATTTTACTACAACCATCCTGAacatcttccagtgtctacccagggacAAAGTGAATTTTACTAA